Proteins encoded together in one Papio anubis isolate 15944 chromosome 3, Panubis1.0, whole genome shotgun sequence window:
- the TMEM129 gene encoding E3 ubiquitin-protein ligase TM129 isoform X2 yields the protein MDSPEVTFTLAYLVFAVCFVFTPNEFHAAGLTVQNLLSGWLGSEDAAFVPFHLRRTAATLLCHSLLPLGYYVGMCLAASEKRFHSPAWRLFLLLAVTLPAVACILIYYWSRDRWARHPLARTLALYALPQSGWQAVASSINTEFRRIDKFATGAPGARVIVTDVWVMKVTTYRVHVAQQQDVHLTVTESRQHELSPDSNLPVQLLTIRVASANPAVQAFDIRSWRPA from the exons ATGGACAGCCCCGAGGTGACCTTCACTCTCGCCTATCTGGTGTTCGCCGTGTGCTTTGTGTTCACGCCTAACGAGTTCCACGCGGCGGGGCTGACGGTGCAGAACCTGCTGTCGGGCTGGCTGGGCAGCGAGGACGCCGCCTTCGTGCCCTTCCACTTGCGCCGCACGGCCGCCACGCTGTTGTGCCACTCGCTGCTGCCGCTCG GCTACTATGTGGGCATGTGCCTTGCGGCTTCAGAAAAGCGGTTCCACTCCCCCGCCTGGCGGCTCTTCCTGCTGCTGGCCGTGACCCTCCCCGCCGTCGCCTGCATCCTGATCTACTACTGGTCCCGTGACCGGTGGGCCCGCCACCCACTGGCACGCACCCTGGCACTTTATGCCCTCCCACAGTCGGGCTGGCAGGCTGTTGCCTCCTCCATCAACACTGAGTTCCGGCGGATTGACAAGTTTGCCACCGGCGCACCAGGTGCCCGTGTGATTGTGACAGACGTGTGGGTGATGAAGGTGACCACCTACCGAGTGCATGTGGCCCAGCAGCAGGACGTGCACCTGACTGTGACGGAGTCTCGGCAGCACGAGCTCTCGCCAGACTCGAACCTGCCCGTGCAGCTCCTCACCATCCGTGTGGCCAGCGCCAACCCTGCCGTGCAGGCCTTTGACATCCG GAGCTGGAGGCCTGCATAG
- the TMEM129 gene encoding E3 ubiquitin-protein ligase TM129 isoform X1, whose translation MDSPEVTFTLAYLVFAVCFVFTPNEFHAAGLTVQNLLSGWLGSEDAAFVPFHLRRTAATLLCHSLLPLGYYVGMCLAASEKRFHSPAWRLFLLLAVTLPAVACILIYYWSRDRWARHPLARTLALYALPQSGWQAVASSINTEFRRIDKFATGAPGARVIVTDVWVMKVTTYRVHVAQQQDVHLTVTESRQHELSPDSNLPVQLLTIRVASANPAVQAFDIRLNSTEYGELCEKLRAPIRRAAHVVIHQSLGDLFLETFASLVEVNPAYSVPSSQELEACIGCMQTRASVKLVKTCQEAAAGECQQCYCRPMWCLTCMGKWFASRQDPLRPDTWLASRVPCPTCRARFCILDVCTVR comes from the exons ATGGACAGCCCCGAGGTGACCTTCACTCTCGCCTATCTGGTGTTCGCCGTGTGCTTTGTGTTCACGCCTAACGAGTTCCACGCGGCGGGGCTGACGGTGCAGAACCTGCTGTCGGGCTGGCTGGGCAGCGAGGACGCCGCCTTCGTGCCCTTCCACTTGCGCCGCACGGCCGCCACGCTGTTGTGCCACTCGCTGCTGCCGCTCG GCTACTATGTGGGCATGTGCCTTGCGGCTTCAGAAAAGCGGTTCCACTCCCCCGCCTGGCGGCTCTTCCTGCTGCTGGCCGTGACCCTCCCCGCCGTCGCCTGCATCCTGATCTACTACTGGTCCCGTGACCGGTGGGCCCGCCACCCACTGGCACGCACCCTGGCACTTTATGCCCTCCCACAGTCGGGCTGGCAGGCTGTTGCCTCCTCCATCAACACTGAGTTCCGGCGGATTGACAAGTTTGCCACCGGCGCACCAGGTGCCCGTGTGATTGTGACAGACGTGTGGGTGATGAAGGTGACCACCTACCGAGTGCATGTGGCCCAGCAGCAGGACGTGCACCTGACTGTGACGGAGTCTCGGCAGCACGAGCTCTCGCCAGACTCGAACCTGCCCGTGCAGCTCCTCACCATCCGTGTGGCCAGCGCCAACCCTGCCGTGCAGGCCTTTGACATCCG GCTGAACTCCACTGAGTACGGGGAGCTCTGCGAGAAACTCCGGGCACCCATCCGCAGGGCAGCCCACGTGGTCATCCACCAGAGCCTGGGCGACCTGTTCCTGGAGACATTTGCCTCCCTGGTAGAGGTCAACCCGGCCTACTCAGTGCCCAGCAGCCAG GAGCTGGAGGCCTGCATAGGCTGCATGCAGACGCGTGCCAGCGTGAAGCTGGTGAAGACCTGTCAGGAGGCAGCCGCAGGCGAGTGCCAGCAGTGTTACTGCCGCCCCATGTGGTGCCTCACCTGCATGGGCAAGTGGTTCGCCAGCCGCCAGGACCCCCTGCGCCCTGACACCTGGCTGGCCAGCCGCGTGCCCTGCCCCACCTGCCGCGCACGCTTCTGCATCCTGGATGTGTGCACTGTGCGCTGA